In Mycobacterium tuberculosis H37Rv, a single window of DNA contains:
- a CDS encoding HTH-type transcriptional regulator, whose translation MTPAQLRAYSAVVRLGSVRAAAAELGLSDAGVSMHVAALRKELDDPLFTRTGAGLAFTPGGLRLASRAVEILGLQQQTAIEVTEAAHGRRLLRIAASSAFAEHAAPGLIELFSSRADDLSVELSVHPTSRFRELICSRAVDIAIGPASESSIGSDGSIFLRPFLKYQIITVVAPNSPLAAGIPMPALLRHQQWMLGPSAGSVDGEIATMLRGLAIPESQQRIFQSDAAALEEVMRVGGATLAIGFAVAKDLAAGRLVHVTGPGLDRAGEWCVATLAPSARQPAVSELVGFISTPRCIQAMIPGSGVGVTRFRPKVHVTLWS comes from the coding sequence ATGACCCCGGCTCAACTTCGGGCCTATTCGGCGGTGGTTCGCCTGGGCTCGGTACGGGCGGCCGCCGCGGAACTCGGTCTTTCCGACGCCGGAGTCTCCATGCACGTCGCGGCGCTGCGCAAGGAACTCGACGACCCGCTGTTTACCAGGACCGGTGCCGGGCTGGCGTTCACGCCCGGCGGGCTGCGGCTGGCCAGCCGCGCGGTCGAAATCCTGGGCCTGCAACAACAAACCGCGATCGAGGTCACCGAGGCCGCCCACGGGCGTCGGTTGCTGCGCATCGCCGCCTCCAGCGCCTTCGCCGAACACGCCGCGCCGGGCCTGATCGAGCTCTTCTCGTCTCGGGCCGACGACCTTTCGGTCGAGTTGAGCGTGCATCCCACCAGCCGGTTCCGCGAACTGATCTGCTCGCGCGCCGTCGACATCGCGATCGGCCCGGCCAGTGAGAGCTCGATCGGTTCCGACGGCTCGATCTTTCTACGGCCCTTCCTGAAGTATCAGATCATCACCGTCGTCGCGCCGAATAGCCCACTGGCCGCAGGCATTCCGATGCCCGCGCTGTTGCGTCACCAGCAATGGATGTTGGGTCCGTCCGCCGGCAGCGTAGATGGTGAGATCGCAACCATGTTGCGCGGCTTGGCGATTCCGGAGTCCCAGCAACGGATCTTCCAGAGCGATGCCGCCGCGCTGGAGGAGGTCATGCGCGTCGGGGGCGCCACGCTGGCCATTGGCTTTGCGGTCGCCAAGGATCTTGCCGCCGGACGGTTGGTGCACGTGACCGGTCCTGGGCTGGATCGCGCCGGCGAGTGGTGTGTGGCGACATTGGCGCCTTCGGCCCGCCAACCCGCCGTCTCCGAGCTTGTTGGCTTCATCAGCACCCCGAGGTGTATTCAGGCGATGATCCCGGGTAGCGGGGTCGGGGTGACGCGGTTCCGCCCAAAGGTCCACGTCACCCTGTGGAGCTAG
- a CDS encoding carbon monoxyde dehydrogenase medium subunit, with protein MDHAIGLLDRLGEGARVVAGGHSLLPMMKLRIANPEYLVDINDLAPELGYVVVGGINNPNLVRLGAMTRHREILDSDALAAVCPIFRDAERVIADPVVRNRGTLGGSLCQADPAEDLSTVCTVLDAVCLAKGPSGEREIAIDDFLVGPYETALAHNEVLIEVRIPLRHNTSSAYAKVERRVGDWAITAAGAAVTLDGQTILAARVGLTAVNPDPVALAELSAGLVGQPATEEVFAEAGRRAAQACTPVTDVRGTAEYKRHLAGELTVRTLRTAAGRVLGAPAAPEA; from the coding sequence GTGGACCACGCCATCGGATTGTTGGATCGGTTGGGGGAGGGAGCGCGGGTGGTCGCCGGCGGGCACAGCCTGCTGCCGATGATGAAGCTGCGCATCGCCAACCCCGAGTACCTCGTGGACATCAACGACCTGGCCCCCGAACTCGGCTACGTCGTGGTCGGCGGAATCAACAATCCCAACCTGGTTCGGCTGGGTGCGATGACCCGCCATCGAGAGATTCTGGACTCCGATGCGCTGGCGGCGGTGTGCCCGATCTTCCGCGATGCCGAGCGGGTGATCGCCGACCCGGTGGTCCGCAACCGCGGCACCCTGGGCGGTTCGCTCTGCCAGGCGGATCCGGCCGAGGACCTGTCGACCGTGTGCACCGTTCTGGATGCGGTGTGCCTGGCGAAAGGGCCCTCGGGTGAACGTGAGATAGCGATCGACGACTTCCTGGTCGGGCCGTACGAAACCGCGCTCGCCCACAACGAGGTCCTAATTGAGGTGCGGATTCCGCTGCGGCACAACACCTCCAGCGCGTACGCCAAGGTGGAACGGCGGGTCGGCGACTGGGCCATCACCGCGGCCGGTGCCGCGGTCACGCTCGACGGCCAGACGATCCTCGCCGCTCGGGTGGGTTTGACCGCGGTGAATCCCGACCCGGTCGCGCTGGCGGAGCTGTCCGCGGGACTGGTCGGCCAACCCGCTACCGAAGAGGTGTTCGCTGAGGCGGGCCGGCGCGCCGCGCAAGCTTGCACGCCGGTGACCGACGTCCGCGGCACCGCGGAGTACAAGCGGCACCTCGCCGGTGAACTGACCGTTCGCACGCTGCGCACCGCCGCCGGGCGCGTGCTCGGCGCGCCGGCGGCCCCCGAGGCCTGA
- a CDS encoding carbon monoxyde dehydrogenase large subunit, producing the protein MTTIESRPPSPEDLADNAQQPCGHGRMMRKEDPRFIRGRGTYVDDVALPGMLHLAILRSPYAHARIVRIDVTAAQAHPKVKAVVTGADLAAKGLAWMPTLANDVQAVLATDKTRFQGQEVAFVVAEDRYSARDACELVDVDYEPRDPVVDARTALDPSAPVIRTDLEGKSDNHIFDWETGDAAATEAVFAKADVVVQQEIVYPRVHPAPMETCGAVADLDPVTGKLTLWTTSQAPHAHRTLYALVAGLPEHKIRVISPDIGGGFGNKVPIYPGYVCAIVASLLLDKPVKWMEDRSENLTSTGFARDYIMVGEIAANRDGKILAIRSNVLADHGAFNAQAAPAKYPAGFFGVFTGSYDIEAAYCHMTAVYTNKAPGGVAYACSFRITEAVYFVERLVDCLAFELKMDPAELRLRNLLRPNQFPYQSKTGWVYDSGDYETTMRKAMNMIGYEALRAEQKQRRARGELMGIGMSFFTEAVGAGPRKDMDILGLGMADGCELRVHPTGKAVLRLSVQTQGQGHETTFAQIVAEELGIAPDDIEVVHGDTDQTPFGLGTYGSRSTPVSGGAAALVARKVRDKAKIIASGMLEVSVADLQWEKGKFHVKGDPSAAVTIADIAMRAHGAGDLPEGIEGGLDAEVCYNPSNLTYPYGAYFCVVDIDPGTAVVKVRRFLAVDDCGTRINPMIIEGQVHGGIVDGIGMALMEMIAFDEDGNCLGGSLMDYLIPTALEVPHLETGHTVTPSPHHPIGAKGIGESATVGSPPAVVNAVVDALAPFGVRHADMPLTPSRVWEAMQGRATPPI; encoded by the coding sequence ATGACAACGATCGAGTCACGCCCTCCGTCGCCGGAAGACCTAGCCGACAACGCTCAGCAGCCGTGCGGGCACGGCCGGATGATGCGCAAAGAGGACCCGCGATTCATCCGCGGGCGCGGAACCTACGTCGACGACGTCGCGCTGCCGGGCATGTTGCATCTGGCCATCCTGCGTTCGCCGTATGCGCATGCCCGCATCGTGCGCATCGATGTGACTGCCGCGCAGGCACATCCGAAAGTCAAGGCCGTGGTGACCGGCGCCGATCTGGCCGCCAAGGGCCTGGCTTGGATGCCGACACTAGCCAACGACGTACAAGCCGTGCTGGCCACCGACAAGACGCGCTTCCAGGGCCAAGAGGTGGCGTTCGTGGTTGCCGAGGACCGGTATTCGGCCCGCGATGCATGCGAGTTGGTCGACGTCGACTACGAACCGCGGGATCCCGTCGTGGATGCCCGCACGGCGCTGGACCCGTCGGCGCCGGTCATCCGCACCGATCTGGAGGGAAAGAGCGACAATCACATCTTCGACTGGGAGACCGGCGACGCGGCGGCGACCGAGGCGGTGTTCGCCAAGGCCGACGTCGTTGTCCAGCAGGAGATCGTCTACCCGCGGGTGCACCCGGCGCCGATGGAAACCTGTGGCGCGGTGGCCGATCTAGATCCGGTCACCGGAAAGCTGACGCTGTGGACCACCAGCCAGGCGCCGCACGCGCATCGCACGCTATACGCGCTGGTGGCCGGGTTGCCCGAACACAAGATTCGGGTGATCTCGCCCGACATCGGCGGCGGCTTCGGCAACAAGGTGCCGATCTATCCCGGTTATGTCTGTGCCATTGTCGCGTCGCTGCTGCTGGACAAGCCGGTCAAATGGATGGAGGACCGCAGCGAGAACCTGACGTCCACCGGATTCGCCCGCGACTACATCATGGTCGGCGAGATTGCCGCCAACCGTGACGGCAAGATCCTGGCGATCCGGTCCAATGTGCTGGCCGACCATGGTGCGTTTAACGCCCAGGCCGCGCCGGCGAAGTACCCAGCCGGGTTCTTCGGGGTGTTCACCGGCAGCTACGACATCGAGGCCGCCTACTGTCACATGACCGCGGTGTATACCAACAAGGCGCCCGGCGGGGTCGCCTACGCGTGTTCGTTCCGCATCACCGAAGCGGTCTACTTCGTCGAGCGGCTGGTGGACTGCCTGGCCTTCGAGCTGAAGATGGATCCAGCCGAGCTGCGCTTGCGGAATCTATTGCGGCCCAACCAGTTTCCGTATCAGAGCAAGACTGGTTGGGTGTACGACTCGGGCGACTACGAGACCACAATGCGTAAGGCGATGAACATGATCGGCTACGAGGCGTTACGCGCCGAACAAAAGCAGCGGCGAGCGCGCGGCGAGCTGATGGGCATCGGGATGTCATTTTTCACCGAGGCCGTGGGCGCCGGGCCGCGCAAGGACATGGACATCCTCGGCCTGGGCATGGCCGACGGCTGCGAGCTGCGCGTGCACCCGACGGGCAAAGCCGTGCTGCGGCTTTCGGTTCAGACCCAGGGCCAGGGCCACGAGACGACGTTCGCGCAGATCGTCGCCGAGGAGCTGGGGATTGCGCCCGACGACATCGAGGTGGTGCACGGCGACACCGACCAGACACCGTTCGGGTTGGGCACCTACGGCAGCCGGTCCACACCCGTCTCGGGTGGTGCCGCGGCGCTGGTCGCCCGCAAGGTGCGCGACAAGGCCAAGATCATCGCCTCGGGCATGCTCGAGGTTTCGGTCGCCGACTTACAGTGGGAGAAAGGGAAGTTCCACGTCAAGGGTGACCCGTCGGCCGCGGTGACCATCGCCGACATCGCGATGCGCGCGCACGGCGCCGGCGATCTGCCCGAGGGCATCGAGGGCGGGCTGGATGCCGAGGTCTGCTACAACCCGTCGAATCTGACCTACCCGTACGGCGCCTACTTCTGTGTGGTCGACATCGACCCGGGCACCGCGGTGGTGAAGGTGCGGCGCTTTTTGGCCGTCGATGATTGCGGAACCCGGATCAACCCGATGATCATCGAGGGTCAGGTACACGGCGGCATCGTCGACGGCATCGGCATGGCGCTGATGGAGATGATTGCCTTCGACGAGGACGGCAACTGTCTGGGCGGATCGTTGATGGACTACCTGATCCCGACCGCGCTCGAGGTGCCACACCTAGAGACCGGGCACACCGTGACCCCGTCGCCGCATCACCCGATCGGCGCCAAGGGCATCGGTGAGTCGGCCACGGTGGGTTCCCCGCCGGCGGTGGTGAACGCGGTGGTGGATGCGTTGGCGCCGTTCGGGGTTCGGCACGCCGACATGCCGTTGACGCCGTCGCGGGTCTGGGAGGCCATGCAGGGCCGGGCCACACCACCGATCTAG
- the pyrE gene encoding orotate phosphoribosyltransferase: MAGPDRAELAELVRRLSVVHGRVTLSSGREADYYVDLRRATLHHRASALIGRLMRELTADWDYSVVGGLTLGADPVATAIMHAPGRPIDAFVVRKSAKAHGMQRLIEGSEVTGQRVLVVEDTSTTGNSALTAVHAVQDVGGEVVGVATVVDRATGAAEAIEAEGLRYRSVLGLADLGLD, translated from the coding sequence GTGGCCGGACCTGACCGCGCAGAGTTGGCTGAGTTGGTGCGCCGGCTGTCGGTGGTGCACGGCCGCGTCACGCTGTCGTCTGGCCGGGAGGCCGACTACTACGTCGACCTGCGTCGCGCCACCTTGCACCATCGGGCGTCCGCGCTGATCGGCCGGCTAATGCGCGAACTCACTGCCGACTGGGACTATTCGGTTGTCGGCGGCCTGACACTCGGGGCCGATCCCGTGGCGACCGCCATCATGCATGCCCCGGGCCGTCCGATCGACGCGTTCGTGGTCCGCAAGTCGGCGAAAGCCCATGGCATGCAGCGACTTATCGAAGGGTCGGAGGTTACCGGGCAGCGGGTGCTGGTGGTAGAGGACACCAGTACCACCGGTAACTCCGCGCTGACGGCGGTGCACGCCGTCCAAGACGTGGGTGGTGAGGTTGTCGGCGTGGCTACCGTGGTGGATCGCGCCACCGGGGCCGCAGAGGCTATCGAAGCCGAGGGACTGCGCTACCGCAGCGTGCTGGGCCTGGCCGATCTGGGGCTGGATTAG
- a CDS encoding RNA methyltransferase, whose protein sequence is MLLRDGDARNVVDAYRYWTREAIIADIDTRRHPLHVAIENFGHDANIGSVVRTANAFAVHTVHIVGRRRWNRRGAMVTDRYQRLCHHDSTTGLLEFAAGAGLTVVAVDNVPGAARLEQTALPRECLLLFGQEGPGITDDARAGAAVTVSIAQFGSTRSINAGVAAGIAMHAWIRQHADLGRAW, encoded by the coding sequence GTGTTGTTGCGCGACGGCGATGCTCGCAACGTCGTCGACGCCTACCGGTACTGGACCCGAGAGGCGATCATCGCCGACATCGATACGCGCCGTCACCCCTTGCACGTGGCGATCGAGAACTTCGGACACGATGCCAATATCGGCTCGGTGGTGCGCACCGCCAATGCATTCGCCGTGCACACCGTGCACATCGTCGGGCGTCGGCGGTGGAATCGGCGCGGCGCCATGGTGACCGACCGCTATCAGCGGTTATGCCACCACGACAGCACCACCGGGCTGCTGGAGTTCGCGGCGGGCGCCGGCTTGACCGTGGTGGCGGTGGACAACGTCCCGGGTGCGGCGCGCCTGGAGCAGACCGCGTTGCCGCGGGAATGCCTGCTGTTATTCGGCCAGGAAGGGCCCGGCATTACCGACGACGCCCGTGCCGGCGCGGCGGTCACGGTGTCGATCGCCCAGTTCGGGTCGACGCGAAGCATTAACGCCGGCGTGGCCGCCGGAATCGCGATGCACGCCTGGATACGGCAGCACGCGGACCTGGGCCGCGCCTGGTAG
- the secE2 gene encoding protein translocase subunit SecE (Could be a part of the prokaryotic protein translocation apparatus which comprise SECA|Rv3240c, SECD|Rv2587c,SECE|Rv0638, SECF|Rv2586c, SECG|Rv1440 and SECY|Rv0732.), which produces MSVYKVIDIIGTSPTSWEQAAAEAVQRARDSVDDIRVARVIEQDMAVDSAGKITYRIKLEVSFKMRPAQPR; this is translated from the coding sequence ATGAGTGTGTACAAGGTGATCGACATCATCGGGACCAGCCCCACATCCTGGGAACAGGCGGCGGCGGAGGCGGTCCAGCGGGCGCGGGATAGCGTCGATGACATCCGCGTCGCTCGGGTCATTGAGCAGGACATGGCCGTGGACAGCGCCGGCAAGATCACCTACCGCATCAAGCTCGAAGTGTCGTTCAAGATGAGGCCGGCGCAACCGCGCTAG
- a CDS encoding carbon monoxyde dehydrogenase small subunit, whose product MQVNMTVNGEPVTAEVEPRMLLVHFLRDQLRLTGTHWGCDTSNCGTCVVEVDGVPVKSCTMLAVMASGHSIRTVEGLAGPDGQLDPVQEGFMRCHGLQCGFCTPGMLITARALLDRNPDPDEQTIREAISGQICRCTGYTTIVRSIQWAAAHQTVKAQS is encoded by the coding sequence ATGCAGGTGAACATGACGGTAAACGGCGAGCCCGTCACCGCCGAGGTCGAACCCCGGATGCTGCTGGTCCATTTTCTCCGTGATCAGCTGCGGCTCACCGGAACTCACTGGGGCTGTGATACCAGCAACTGCGGGACATGCGTGGTGGAGGTCGACGGCGTGCCGGTGAAATCCTGCACGATGCTCGCCGTGATGGCCTCCGGGCACAGCATCCGCACGGTAGAGGGCTTGGCTGGGCCCGACGGCCAGCTCGACCCGGTGCAGGAAGGGTTCATGCGCTGCCACGGGCTGCAATGCGGCTTCTGCACCCCGGGAATGCTGATTACCGCGCGCGCCCTGCTGGACCGCAACCCGGATCCCGACGAGCAGACCATCCGGGAAGCGATCTCGGGGCAGATCTGCCGGTGCACCGGATACACCACGATCGTGCGCTCCATTCAGTGGGCGGCAGCGCACCAGACCGTAAAGGCGCAGTCATGA